Proteins from a genomic interval of Sphingopyxis sp. QXT-31:
- a CDS encoding SDR family oxidoreductase, which produces MADFTNDQFRLDGKVAIVTGAGGRGNSIGRAYAVGLANAGASVVVADLNKEGAERVAGEIEAAGGKALAVQVDIADEASVAAMMEATNAAFGGLDILVNNAALMVEAVGTPAIQTSIADFDKLMRVNLTGALICSKAAVPLFQARGGGKIVNQLSAGGFPAQTTYGISKVALLGLTTTLATELGRMNVNVNAIAPGMTMSDAGKALTPDESPFVQAAMARVVKQPRGEPQDLVGALLLLCSPAGDWITGQALNVDGGFIMRN; this is translated from the coding sequence ATGGCCGATTTCACCAACGACCAGTTCCGCCTCGACGGCAAGGTCGCGATCGTCACCGGCGCGGGCGGCCGCGGCAACAGCATCGGCCGCGCCTATGCGGTCGGCCTCGCCAATGCGGGAGCGAGCGTCGTCGTCGCCGACCTCAACAAGGAGGGCGCCGAGCGCGTCGCGGGCGAGATCGAGGCCGCAGGCGGCAAGGCGCTGGCGGTGCAGGTCGATATCGCCGACGAGGCTTCGGTCGCGGCGATGATGGAGGCGACCAACGCGGCGTTCGGCGGGCTCGACATTCTGGTGAACAATGCGGCGCTGATGGTCGAAGCCGTCGGCACGCCGGCGATCCAGACGAGCATCGCCGATTTCGACAAGCTGATGCGCGTCAACCTGACCGGGGCGCTGATCTGTTCGAAGGCGGCGGTGCCGCTATTCCAGGCGCGCGGCGGCGGCAAGATCGTCAACCAGCTATCGGCGGGCGGCTTTCCGGCGCAAACGACCTACGGGATCAGCAAGGTCGCGCTGCTCGGGCTGACGACGACGCTCGCGACCGAGCTGGGGCGGATGAACGTCAACGTCAATGCGATCGCGCCGGGGATGACGATGTCCGACGCGGGCAAGGCGCTGACCCCCGACGAAAGCCCCTTCGTGCAGGCCGCGATGGCGCGCGTGGTCAAGCAACCGCGCGGTGAGCCGCAGGATCTGGTGGGCGCGTTGCTGCTGCTGTGTTCGCCCGCGGGCGACTGGATCACCGGTCAGGCGCTGAACGTCGATGGCGGCTTCATCATGCGGAATTGA
- a CDS encoding AMP-binding protein codes for MNFAEAMIAAAARAPHAGLTVASDSNAVETTLGEVVAAGRRMGTRMTAQGIARGDIVACMLPNWREWLVVAVAAAQAGAVLLPIVTIYGAKELGFILRQSKAKWLFTPDRFRNVDYAEVVADCGDLPSLERHIATGPDFAALEAEGPIADAVPVDATDLALLVYTSGTTADPKGVMHSAHGFLAEMETMRLMRAGSDDDAVISPWPPGHVAGALSMYRFLTQGVPLVLMDQWDAALAAELVDRHRITSSSGTPFHLSGMIAAADAQGHDLSSLRQYLVGAAPVPPSLIERCQAQGLAVYHCYGSSEHPTVTSGVVDDPLDKQLHTEGRAIIGSEMRFVDDDGNDVPPGEDGEICTRGPELFMGYLDASLNEAAFLPGGWYRTGDIGRLDEGGYLLITDRKKDIIIRGGENISSKEVEAVLLSHPAVADVAVVAAKDERMGEVVRACVVLAPGATLTLDAVRDHFFAAGIAKQKTPERLSLFTELPRNASGKVLKHELRRTA; via the coding sequence ATGAATTTCGCCGAAGCGATGATCGCCGCGGCGGCGCGCGCACCGCACGCCGGCCTGACCGTCGCGTCGGACAGCAACGCGGTCGAAACCACGCTCGGAGAAGTCGTTGCGGCGGGGCGCCGCATGGGCACGCGCATGACCGCGCAAGGCATCGCGCGCGGCGATATCGTCGCCTGCATGCTCCCCAATTGGCGCGAATGGCTCGTCGTCGCGGTCGCCGCGGCGCAGGCGGGCGCGGTGCTGCTGCCTATCGTCACCATCTATGGCGCCAAGGAGCTCGGCTTCATCCTGCGCCAGTCGAAGGCGAAATGGCTTTTTACGCCGGACCGGTTCCGGAATGTCGACTATGCCGAGGTCGTGGCCGATTGCGGCGACCTTCCCTCACTCGAACGCCATATCGCGACCGGCCCCGATTTCGCCGCGCTCGAAGCCGAGGGCCCGATCGCCGACGCCGTGCCGGTCGACGCAACCGACCTAGCCCTGCTCGTCTATACCTCGGGCACCACAGCCGACCCCAAGGGCGTGATGCACTCGGCGCACGGCTTCCTCGCCGAGATGGAAACGATGCGGCTGATGCGTGCCGGCAGCGACGACGACGCGGTGATCTCGCCCTGGCCGCCGGGCCATGTCGCGGGCGCGCTGTCGATGTACCGTTTTCTGACGCAGGGCGTGCCGCTGGTGTTGATGGACCAGTGGGACGCGGCGCTCGCGGCCGAGCTGGTCGATCGCCACCGCATCACCTCCTCGTCGGGCACGCCCTTCCACCTCTCGGGCATGATCGCTGCCGCCGATGCGCAGGGCCACGACCTGAGCTCGCTCCGCCAATATCTCGTTGGTGCGGCGCCGGTGCCGCCGTCGCTGATCGAGCGCTGTCAGGCGCAAGGTCTAGCCGTCTATCATTGCTACGGATCGAGCGAGCATCCGACCGTTACCTCGGGCGTCGTCGACGACCCGCTCGACAAGCAGCTCCATACCGAGGGCCGCGCGATTATCGGCTCGGAGATGCGCTTCGTCGACGACGACGGCAATGATGTGCCGCCCGGCGAAGACGGCGAAATCTGCACTCGCGGCCCCGAGTTGTTCATGGGCTATCTCGACGCGTCGCTGAACGAGGCGGCCTTCCTGCCCGGCGGCTGGTACCGCACCGGCGACATCGGCCGGCTCGACGAAGGCGGCTACCTCCTGATCACCGACCGCAAGAAGGACATCATCATCCGCGGTGGCGAGAATATCTCGTCGAAGGAGGTCGAGGCGGTGCTGCTAAGCCATCCGGCGGTCGCCGATGTTGCGGTGGTCGCGGCCAAGGACGAACGCATGGGTGAGGTCGTGCGCGCCTGCGTCGTGCTGGCGCCGGGCGCGACGCTGACGCTGGACGCGGTGCGGGATCATTTCTTCGCGGCGGGCATCGCGAAGCAGAAGACGCCCGAGCGGTTGAGCCTTTTCACCGAATTGCCGCGCAACGCCTCGGGCAAGGTGCTGAAGCACGAGTTGCGGCGGACGGCCTGA
- a CDS encoding FadR/GntR family transcriptional regulator has product MENGSARIRVPKTSELVADQIRAQIIRGELTEGDSLPPEGTLMTTLGISRPTLREAFRILEAENLISVVRGSRSGARVHQPSTELVSRYAGYVLEAQGTTIADLYAARLAIEPTVVRWLATAKGQTPGFAKLKQVLADLDAMLKAEAYAEFVDNVSPFHQTLVEATGNKTLSFMNRMLLNLGRHHQNDYQRRHPRTTEDKYKSLRAGFKSFEKLVTLIEAGDVEGAVSHWRLHLRNANETWAARGEGERTVDSLHG; this is encoded by the coding sequence ATGGAAAATGGCAGCGCGCGCATCCGGGTGCCGAAGACGTCGGAACTGGTCGCCGACCAGATTCGGGCGCAGATCATCCGCGGCGAACTGACCGAAGGCGACTCGCTGCCTCCCGAGGGCACACTGATGACCACGCTCGGCATCTCGCGCCCGACGCTGCGCGAGGCGTTTCGTATTCTCGAGGCCGAAAATCTGATCAGCGTTGTGCGCGGCTCGCGCAGCGGCGCGCGCGTGCACCAGCCCTCGACCGAACTCGTCTCGCGCTACGCGGGCTATGTGCTCGAGGCGCAGGGGACGACGATCGCCGACCTCTATGCGGCGCGCCTCGCGATCGAGCCCACCGTCGTGCGCTGGCTGGCGACCGCCAAGGGGCAGACGCCGGGCTTTGCCAAGCTCAAGCAGGTGCTGGCCGACCTCGACGCGATGCTGAAGGCCGAAGCCTATGCCGAGTTCGTCGACAATGTATCGCCTTTTCACCAGACATTGGTCGAGGCGACCGGGAACAAGACGCTGAGTTTCATGAACCGGATGCTGCTCAACCTCGGCCGCCATCACCAGAACGACTATCAGCGGCGCCATCCACGCACGACCGAGGATAAGTATAAGAGCCTGCGCGCCGGCTTCAAATCCTTCGAGAAGCTGGTAACGCTGATCGAGGCAGGTGACGTCGAAGGCGCGGTGTCGCACTGGCGCCTGCACCTTCGCAACGCCAACGAGACCTGGGCGGCGCGCGGCGAGGGCGAGCGGACCGTCGACTCCCTGCACGGATGA
- a CDS encoding SDR family NAD(P)-dependent oxidoreductase produces the protein MTDRIRLDGQAAFVTGGGGGIGRAIAIRLAEAGADVAIYDIFPERAEEVADRVNATGRKALAIQGDVMDSDALRAAIDTAAAEYGRLDILANNAGGVSARPFLEQSERSMRKHIDMNLMSMLIATQAAARHMIAGNRGGSIVNVASIEASRAAPNFAVYSACKAGMLSFTKSMAVELSEHGIRVNCIAPDHTVTPGNQGNRAGPVDPATWKKHSPETIDAMNRLIPLGREGIDMECGDAAVFLSSAMASYITGVLLPVDGGTWGASGWVRGRDGKWTLNEGLAFGA, from the coding sequence ATGACTGACCGGATTCGCCTCGACGGGCAGGCGGCCTTCGTCACCGGCGGCGGGGGTGGCATCGGCCGTGCCATCGCGATCCGGCTTGCCGAAGCGGGCGCCGATGTCGCGATATACGACATCTTTCCCGAACGCGCCGAGGAAGTCGCGGACCGGGTGAATGCGACTGGGCGCAAAGCGCTCGCGATCCAAGGCGACGTCATGGACAGCGATGCCCTCCGCGCCGCGATCGACACCGCTGCCGCCGAATATGGCCGCCTCGACATCCTCGCCAACAATGCCGGCGGCGTCTCGGCGCGCCCCTTTCTCGAGCAGAGCGAGCGCAGCATGCGTAAGCATATCGACATGAACCTGATGTCGATGCTGATCGCGACCCAAGCCGCCGCGCGGCATATGATCGCCGGAAATCGCGGCGGCTCGATCGTCAATGTCGCGAGCATCGAGGCGAGCCGTGCCGCGCCCAATTTCGCCGTCTACTCCGCGTGCAAGGCGGGCATGCTCAGCTTCACCAAATCGATGGCGGTCGAGCTTTCGGAGCATGGCATCCGCGTCAACTGCATCGCCCCCGATCACACGGTCACCCCCGGCAACCAGGGCAATCGCGCCGGCCCGGTGGATCCTGCGACCTGGAAAAAACACAGCCCCGAAACGATCGACGCGATGAACCGCCTGATCCCGCTCGGCCGCGAAGGGATCGATATGGAATGCGGCGACGCCGCGGTCTTTCTGTCGAGCGCGATGGCGAGCTATATCACTGGCGTGCTGCTGCCCGTCGACGGCGGCACCTGGGGCGCTTCGGGCTGGGTGCGCGGGCGCGACGGCAAATGGACGCTCAACGAAGGACTGGCATTTGGGGCCTAA
- a CDS encoding SDR family oxidoreductase, producing the protein MNGWLAGKRVAIEGDGPAIAAALEAAGAMLVEGEADIWVHVAPPSEVKPAHELTHTEWRASLDAGLDRRFLGAKDFAAACRARGQGGAVLFVGAPEQALGADQAAAAGALGNLTKTLGVEWARDGIRVNAILTSETGDTLGNLAAYLASDYAAYVTGAVIGIALDD; encoded by the coding sequence ATGAACGGCTGGCTGGCGGGCAAACGCGTGGCGATCGAGGGCGACGGTCCGGCGATCGCGGCGGCACTCGAAGCGGCGGGCGCCATGCTCGTCGAGGGCGAGGCCGATATCTGGGTTCATGTCGCCCCGCCGTCCGAGGTTAAGCCCGCCCACGAACTCACCCACACCGAATGGCGCGCCAGTCTCGATGCCGGTCTCGACCGCCGTTTCCTCGGCGCCAAGGATTTTGCCGCTGCGTGCCGCGCGCGCGGACAGGGCGGGGCGGTGCTCTTCGTCGGTGCCCCCGAACAGGCGCTCGGCGCCGATCAGGCGGCCGCCGCGGGCGCGCTCGGCAACCTCACGAAGACCTTGGGCGTCGAATGGGCGCGTGACGGTATCCGCGTGAACGCCATCCTGACGAGCGAGACCGGCGACACGCTCGGCAATCTCGCGGCCTATCTCGCGAGCGACTATGCCGCTTATGTCACCGGCGCGGTCATCGGGATCGCCCTCGATGACTGA
- a CDS encoding SDR family oxidoreductase → MPVPAHHIVATPPPFDAPPYPADIFAGQVVLVTGGGSGMGLAMAKAFAQGGADVAVMGRSLERAQEGAAQIAALGVRTHAISCDVRLPEAVTAAFDEAEAALGPIGLLANNAGANFPVLAEDISPNAWNAVTRIAIDGTFLCSTEYARRRIAAGKGGAIINNSAQYIWTGFPGDAHSAAAKTAQATMTRKMAADWAPHGVRVNAIAAGFFPHEGSVSGRREEGVEPLQAMIPAGRTGSIWEFGWLSAMTCTPLFGAMTGQVIVQDGGESLRRSLMMPDYVPPRERVDGPWGWK, encoded by the coding sequence ATGCCAGTACCAGCCCATCATATCGTGGCGACGCCGCCGCCGTTCGACGCGCCGCCCTATCCGGCGGACATCTTCGCGGGGCAGGTGGTGCTCGTCACCGGCGGCGGCTCGGGCATGGGGCTCGCCATGGCCAAGGCCTTTGCGCAGGGCGGCGCCGACGTCGCGGTCATGGGCCGCAGCCTCGAGCGCGCGCAGGAAGGCGCGGCGCAGATCGCGGCGCTCGGCGTGCGCACCCATGCGATCAGCTGCGACGTGCGGCTCCCCGAAGCCGTCACCGCCGCCTTCGACGAGGCGGAAGCGGCGCTCGGCCCTATCGGCCTGCTCGCCAACAATGCCGGCGCCAATTTCCCGGTGCTGGCCGAGGATATCTCGCCCAACGCCTGGAACGCCGTGACGCGCATCGCGATCGACGGCACCTTCCTCTGCTCGACCGAATATGCCCGGCGCCGCATCGCTGCCGGCAAGGGCGGAGCAATCATCAACAACAGCGCGCAATATATCTGGACCGGCTTTCCCGGCGACGCGCACAGCGCCGCCGCCAAGACCGCGCAGGCGACGATGACACGCAAGATGGCGGCCGACTGGGCGCCGCACGGCGTCCGCGTCAACGCGATCGCTGCGGGTTTCTTCCCGCACGAAGGCTCGGTCTCGGGCCGCCGCGAAGAAGGCGTCGAGCCCTTGCAGGCGATGATCCCCGCGGGCCGCACCGGCAGCATCTGGGAATTCGGCTGGCTCTCGGCGATGACCTGCACCCCGCTGTTCGGCGCCATGACCGGGCAGGTGATCGTGCAGGACGGCGGCGAGAGCCTGCGCCGTTCGCTGATGATGCCCGACTATGTCCCGCCGCGCGAACGGGTGGATGGACCCTGGGGATGGAAATGA
- a CDS encoding SMP-30/gluconolactonase/LRE family protein — translation MEIVAEDLAFPEGPVVMADGSVIVVELAGGRITRCWNGRKETVCEIGGGPNGAAIGPDGALYVCNNGGLDLAKFQNARGPGHEGRIERVDLATGRFERLYDACDGVALEAPNDIVFDADGLMWFTDLGKSHDGIRTASGLFAAAPDGSAMTAINRHAISYNGVGLSPDGRHVYVADTHQARLWRYDRRVEEQKPAWVATAPGAVGFDSLAVTAAGNICVATLYEGGISTITRAGTVTKFEIPGERYVTNIAFGGADMRDAWITLSTTGRLVKTRWDEPGLELHYNG, via the coding sequence TTGGAGATCGTTGCGGAGGACCTCGCCTTTCCCGAGGGGCCGGTGGTGATGGCCGACGGATCGGTGATTGTCGTCGAACTCGCCGGCGGGCGTATCACGCGCTGCTGGAACGGGCGCAAGGAGACGGTCTGCGAGATCGGCGGCGGGCCGAACGGCGCGGCGATCGGCCCCGACGGCGCGCTCTATGTTTGCAACAACGGCGGGCTCGACCTCGCCAAATTCCAGAATGCGCGCGGGCCGGGGCACGAGGGGCGGATCGAGCGCGTCGATCTGGCGACCGGGCGGTTCGAGCGGCTGTACGACGCGTGCGACGGCGTGGCGCTCGAGGCCCCGAACGACATCGTCTTCGACGCCGACGGCCTGATGTGGTTCACCGACCTGGGCAAGAGCCACGACGGCATCCGCACCGCGAGCGGATTGTTCGCGGCGGCGCCCGACGGATCGGCGATGACCGCGATCAACCGCCACGCGATCTCGTACAATGGCGTCGGCCTGTCGCCCGACGGGCGGCATGTCTATGTCGCTGACACGCATCAGGCGCGGCTGTGGCGATACGACCGGCGCGTCGAGGAACAGAAGCCGGCGTGGGTCGCGACCGCGCCGGGCGCCGTAGGCTTCGATAGCCTAGCAGTGACCGCGGCGGGGAATATATGCGTCGCGACGCTCTACGAAGGCGGCATCTCGACGATCACGCGCGCGGGCACGGTGACCAAGTTCGAAATCCCGGGCGAGCGCTATGTCACGAATATCGCCTTTGGCGGCGCGGACATGCGCGACGCGTGGATCACCCTGTCGACGACGGGCCGGCTGGTGAAGACGCGCTGGGACGAGCCCGGACTGGAGCTTCACTATAATGGCTGA
- a CDS encoding nuclear transport factor 2 family protein: MADLAHDRDAIRDLLARYTYNGDRGRLAEMTACFAADGILEYLGKAPQGPTAIAAALSSGTRDARLTFIRHHITNPLIAVDGDSATARSYFTVHSNFGPDHSGTYDDRLVRTAEGWRFAHRRVRIDWQAEGSLFERMTSR, encoded by the coding sequence ATGGCTGACCTGGCACACGACCGCGACGCGATCCGCGACCTGCTCGCGCGCTATACCTACAATGGCGACCGCGGGCGCCTTGCCGAGATGACCGCCTGTTTCGCCGCGGACGGCATACTCGAATATCTGGGCAAGGCGCCGCAAGGGCCGACGGCGATCGCGGCGGCGCTGTCGTCTGGCACGCGCGATGCACGGCTGACCTTCATCCGCCACCATATCACCAACCCGCTGATCGCGGTCGACGGCGATTCTGCCACCGCGCGCAGCTATTTCACCGTGCACAGCAATTTCGGACCCGACCATAGCGGGACCTATGACGACCGGCTGGTGCGCACTGCAGAAGGCTGGCGCTTTGCGCACCGCCGGGTGCGGATCGACTGGCAGGCGGAAGGCTCGCTGTTCGAGAGAATGACGTCGCGCTGA
- a CDS encoding MarR family winged helix-turn-helix transcriptional regulator yields MSERFPDFERFADEVARLRGRMRALFAETRAESGLPEMELMVLTAVVNAATPPTVAQIGRSLGHPRQVVQRAANRLAELKLVELTDNPEHKRASLIVATKAGHALKAADHKRAQAVTKAVLARIDSKDFAKAAKRMHAIRTEIEAYLREREG; encoded by the coding sequence ATGTCCGAGCGCTTCCCCGATTTCGAACGATTCGCCGACGAGGTTGCGCGCCTCCGCGGACGCATGCGCGCGCTGTTCGCCGAGACGCGCGCGGAAAGCGGGCTTCCCGAGATGGAGCTGATGGTGCTGACCGCGGTGGTCAATGCCGCCACGCCGCCGACCGTCGCGCAGATCGGGCGCAGCCTGGGGCATCCGCGGCAGGTGGTGCAACGCGCGGCAAACCGGCTGGCCGAACTGAAGCTGGTCGAATTGACCGACAATCCCGAACACAAGCGCGCGTCGCTGATCGTCGCGACCAAAGCCGGCCATGCGCTGAAGGCGGCAGATCACAAGCGGGCGCAGGCCGTGACGAAAGCGGTGCTGGCGCGGATCGACAGCAAGGATTTCGCGAAAGCCGCGAAACGGATGCACGCCATCCGCACCGAAATCGAAGCCTATTTGCGGGAGCGCGAAGGATGA
- a CDS encoding phosphotransferase family protein: protein MSDDVAALANRDRLTAWLDAHIPALGDGPLAIAKIHGGTSNVILSLNRGRQTLILRRPPAVPPPGSEKSVLREARVLTALNGTDVPHPVCHGSCADAQVIGAPFYVMELVAGWPADLSDGKIHDRPPFDKPPHAREVPFAMVDGLIALANVDYKAVGLEDFGRPDNFLERQVDRWEGQIRSYKQLYDFEWRELPGYALARDWLRANRPSDFRPGIIHGDVGTPNALFAFDPPCRLTALIDWELSTIADPLLDVAWFCNGIRDERFPGHIPEKSLYNVMDWPTRQELMAHYAAGTGRDMASFDYYLILAMFKGGCILEYKVAQAAKGILSAETGRFFDRLVRGNFAEAEKLIRLIG from the coding sequence ATGAGCGACGATGTGGCAGCCTTGGCGAACCGCGATCGGCTGACGGCGTGGCTCGACGCCCATATTCCGGCACTCGGCGACGGCCCGCTGGCGATCGCGAAAATCCACGGCGGCACATCGAACGTCATCCTGTCGCTGAACCGCGGCCGCCAGACGCTGATCCTGCGCCGCCCGCCGGCGGTGCCGCCGCCGGGCAGCGAGAAGAGCGTGCTGCGCGAGGCGCGGGTGCTCACCGCGCTCAATGGCACCGACGTGCCGCACCCCGTCTGCCACGGCAGCTGCGCCGACGCGCAAGTCATCGGCGCGCCCTTCTACGTCATGGAATTGGTCGCGGGCTGGCCCGCCGACCTCAGCGACGGCAAGATCCACGACCGGCCACCCTTCGACAAACCGCCGCATGCGCGCGAAGTGCCCTTCGCGATGGTCGACGGGCTGATCGCGCTCGCCAATGTCGACTATAAGGCGGTGGGGCTGGAGGATTTCGGGCGGCCCGACAATTTCCTCGAGCGCCAGGTCGATCGCTGGGAAGGCCAGATCCGGAGCTACAAGCAGCTTTATGATTTCGAGTGGCGCGAGCTGCCCGGCTATGCGCTGGCGCGCGACTGGCTGCGCGCGAACCGGCCCAGTGATTTCCGTCCCGGCATCATCCATGGCGATGTCGGCACGCCCAACGCGCTCTTCGCCTTCGACCCGCCGTGCCGCCTCACCGCGCTGATCGACTGGGAGCTGTCGACGATCGCCGACCCGCTGCTCGACGTCGCCTGGTTCTGCAACGGCATCCGCGACGAACGCTTCCCGGGGCATATTCCCGAAAAATCGCTCTACAATGTCATGGACTGGCCGACGCGGCAGGAATTGATGGCGCATTATGCCGCGGGCACCGGTCGCGACATGGCGAGCTTCGACTATTATCTCATCCTCGCGATGTTCAAGGGCGGCTGCATCCTTGAGTACAAGGTCGCGCAGGCTGCAAAGGGTATCTTGAGCGCCGAGACCGGGCGCTTTTTCGACCGGCTGGTGCGCGGCAATTTCGCTGAGGCCGAGAAATTGATCCGGCTGATCGGGTGA
- a CDS encoding acyl-CoA dehydrogenase family protein, with amino-acid sequence MIDFRIEPELQAKLDWMAKFVREECEPMDLLFPGHGAPYDVANKESRAYMAPLQAQVKAQELWGCHLDKELGGPGYGQLTLALMNEILGRSYWAPTVFGTAAPDTGNSEILAMFGTEAQKAQYLQPLMDGTIVSTFSMTEPQAGADPKEFTCRAWRDGDAWVIEGEKWFSSNARYAAFLIVMVVTNPENPPHGRMSMLIVPTDTPGVEFVRHSQTMGDSKGENDGTHAYIRYNKVRVPLDAMLGGPGEGFKVAQARLGGGRVHHAMRTVGKCQRAIDMMLERAVSRRTQGKQLSEHQFVQGAIADSIIELEQFRLLVLKTAWIIDNEPHGAARTYIAMCKVQMAKVYHDIVQRAIQLHGSLGMTLELPLADMWMGLPAMALADGPTEVHKIQVAKAYLKNATPAPGLFPSEHIPTRLVAIKERNAA; translated from the coding sequence ATGATCGATTTCCGCATCGAACCCGAGTTGCAGGCCAAACTCGACTGGATGGCGAAGTTCGTCCGCGAGGAGTGCGAGCCGATGGACCTGCTCTTCCCCGGGCATGGCGCGCCCTATGACGTCGCAAACAAGGAATCGCGGGCGTATATGGCGCCGCTGCAGGCGCAGGTGAAGGCGCAGGAACTGTGGGGCTGCCACCTCGACAAGGAGCTCGGCGGACCGGGCTATGGCCAGCTGACCCTCGCGCTGATGAACGAAATCCTTGGACGCAGCTATTGGGCGCCGACCGTGTTCGGCACCGCCGCGCCCGACACGGGTAACAGCGAAATCCTCGCGATGTTCGGGACCGAGGCGCAGAAGGCCCAATATCTGCAGCCTCTGATGGACGGGACGATCGTATCGACCTTCTCGATGACCGAGCCGCAGGCGGGCGCCGACCCCAAGGAATTCACCTGCCGCGCATGGCGCGACGGCGACGCGTGGGTGATCGAGGGCGAGAAATGGTTCTCGTCGAACGCGCGCTATGCCGCGTTCCTCATTGTGATGGTGGTGACCAATCCCGAGAACCCGCCGCACGGGCGGATGTCGATGCTGATCGTGCCTACCGACACCCCGGGGGTCGAATTCGTCCGCCACTCGCAGACGATGGGCGACAGCAAGGGCGAGAACGACGGCACCCACGCCTATATCCGCTACAACAAGGTGCGCGTGCCCCTGGACGCGATGCTCGGCGGACCCGGCGAGGGCTTCAAGGTTGCGCAGGCGCGGCTCGGCGGCGGGCGCGTGCACCATGCGATGCGCACCGTCGGCAAATGCCAGCGCGCGATCGACATGATGCTCGAACGCGCGGTGTCGCGCCGCACGCAGGGCAAACAGCTCAGCGAGCATCAGTTCGTGCAGGGGGCGATCGCCGATTCGATCATCGAGCTCGAACAGTTCCGCCTGCTCGTGCTCAAGACTGCGTGGATCATCGACAACGAGCCGCACGGGGCCGCGCGCACTTATATCGCGATGTGCAAGGTGCAGATGGCGAAGGTCTATCACGACATCGTCCAGCGCGCGATCCAGCTGCACGGCAGCCTCGGCATGACGCTCGAACTGCCGCTCGCCGACATGTGGATGGGGTTGCCCGCAATGGCGCTGGCCGACGGGCCGACCGAAGTGCACAAGATACAGGTCGCGAAAGCCTATCTCAAAAATGCGACGCCCGCGCCGGGGCTGTTCCCGAGCGAGCATATCCCGACCCGGCTCGTCGCGATCAAAGAGAGGAACGCCGCATGA
- a CDS encoding SDR family NAD(P)-dependent oxidoreductase: MTPDPLFDFTGKVALVTGGSRGLGYRMVKALAERGADVIIASRKLENCESVAEECRALGRKAMAYGVHCGRWAEIDGLIEAAYAEFGRVDILINNAGMSPACPSHEMPENLFDSVLNLNFKGPFRLASQVAHRMSEGDGGCIINISSSGALMALPMVIPYGSAKAALNAMSVSLSREYAPKVRVNTISPGPFLTDIAEAWDPKKRETQPVALGRPGRPEEIVTAALMLASPASSYTTGALVRVDGGQQ; this comes from the coding sequence ATGACCCCCGATCCGCTGTTCGATTTCACCGGCAAGGTGGCGCTCGTCACCGGTGGCTCGCGCGGGCTCGGCTATCGCATGGTGAAAGCGCTCGCCGAGCGCGGTGCCGATGTGATCATTGCCAGCCGCAAGCTGGAGAATTGCGAGAGCGTGGCGGAGGAATGCCGCGCGCTCGGGCGCAAGGCGATGGCCTATGGCGTGCATTGCGGGCGCTGGGCCGAGATCGACGGGCTGATCGAGGCGGCTTATGCGGAGTTCGGACGCGTCGACATCCTGATCAACAACGCCGGCATGTCGCCCGCCTGCCCCAGCCACGAGATGCCCGAAAACCTGTTCGATTCGGTGCTCAATCTGAACTTCAAGGGGCCGTTTCGCCTCGCGAGCCAGGTCGCGCACCGGATGAGCGAAGGCGATGGAGGGTGCATCATCAACATCAGCTCGTCGGGGGCATTGATGGCGTTGCCGATGGTGATTCCCTATGGATCGGCGAAAGCGGCGCTCAACGCGATGAGCGTGTCGCTGAGCCGCGAATATGCGCCCAAGGTGCGCGTGAACACGATCAGTCCGGGGCCGTTCCTGACCGACATCGCCGAAGCATGGGACCCGAAGAAGCGCGAGACGCAGCCGGTGGCGCTCGGGCGCCCGGGGCGGCCTGAGGAGATCGTGACCGCCGCGCTGATGCTGGCGAGTCCGGCGTCGTCCTACACCACCGGCGCGCTGGTCCGCGTCGATGGCGGACAGCAATAG